GAACCTGCTAATAACCGACACTCCATCTAAATCATGCCGATCATAAAGCCTTTGTTTTATTCCATTAAGAGATTCTGCAAGTCTTGTCTCATCCTTTGATGAGTCATTAATCGCAGTCTGTAATACATTCGTTATACTATTTTCGGATAACTTTGCTTTTACTTCATATATGACTAACTCGTCATTATTATTGGGTTCGTGATCTATTTGCTTGAAACCCATAACATCTGAACCTTTTGAAGACTCATTTCCAATAATTTTTCTGTCATAACGGGTTCTTGGCACATAATAGTCACGAAGAAACTGTAAATAATCAGCTACAAGTATCTCTGAAAAATCACCTGCCCGAATGCTTGGACCTGGATTTGATCTGTTCGGGAATTTAATTGTCAACAAATATTCTGAACTCGACATTCCCTCTGGCTTAAGAATAGGCAAATCGCAATCTAAACAATAATGATTTCGAAAATGCCTAGCCCAATTACTCATTATAGCTTCGTCGGCCATATCATAGCGGAATTCATAAATGGGAACAGTCTTTCCGCACGAGGTGGTAATCGTCTCACCTGTGTCTTGAAGCCATTGGAGATGTTCATTTGTCCAAGGCATATTTTGCCAGCCCATCCTTATTACAAATTCACAATCCGCTGCATGCTTTTCATAAGCGATGCTTTGAAGGCTTCATCGCTTGCAAATAGCTTATAAAATTCCAGGTCATCCTTGCGTCTTTGCAGCATAATCTCTTTAAAAAGTTTTTCGAAAGCCAGATGCTGGTTATGCGGATCAGGATTATTTTTATATTTGTCTTCAAAGTCCGGGTGGGATTTGATTGAATTTGCCATACTTAATAATCGTACCCGCTGTTCTTCGGGCGTGGCGCTCCATCCCTGGAACCAACGTTCATTAAAGGCCCGGACTATTTCGTCCAGCGGGTTTAATTCTTCCTCACCACCATGAGCACCGCGTGGATTTGGATTTTGAGGATCAAGCTCAGATTCTGCCTCATCTAAGACGATTGAATGGTTGAGCTTAACACGCTGAAGCCCATAAGAACTCAAATCCACAGATTCCAGCAATTCATCAAGTTGATCGCCGCCCGGTTCAACCACTTTCAACTTTGGTATAAGAAATTTGAGAAACCAAAAGAGCTTTTCCCAGGCAACCATTTCATAGGGCATAATAGCAGCCATCTGGCCGTATATTTTAACGAACTGCTTAGCCTTGATCTTAAAATCTGCTTTCTCACTATTTTCAAGCTCAAGATCGCTGTTAAACCTGGCAGCGGCAACATCAATTATTGGGCTGAGTGTTTGGGCATCTTCGTTATCGAAGTAACGCTTTATAAAATCCTCCACCTCGTACCATTCATATACGCCAACATCATCCATCGCATCCTTTAGCTCATGAAGGACGTTTATATCCGTGGCCTCAGACAGGGATGTAGCTGTATAGAATGGATCAAAGGCCCCTTTGATATCATCAATGCTGTTAAAGAAATCTAAAATAAAGAGATCTTCGGTCTTTTTGCCTAATTTAGGGGCTGAACGATTAAGCCGTGATAATGCCTGCACACATTGAACATGTGCCAACTTTTTATCGACGTACATAGCACAAAGTTTTGGCTGATCGAAGCCTGTCAGGTACTTGTTGGCAACAACAAGAAGGCGGTATTGGTCCTCATTTACGCCCTTTGGCTTTTTTTCACCTATGTAATTTCTATCAAACATGTCCTTGGTATCATTATCAGAAAATCCATTGATATCGGCTTCTGTGTACTCAATGCCATCAACCTCTTTGGTACCGGAAAAGGCAACCAGCGCCTTAAAAGGATTGCCATAGTCATCAAGAATGCGGTTAATGGCTTTATAATATCGTATGGCCGTTTCAATATTTTGGGTAACAACCATCCCTCTTGATTTACCTCTGAGCTTTTTGGCATTGACGACCTGTGGTATGAAATGCTCCAGCATGATTTCCGCTTTGGTGTCTATTGTCTGCTGGCTGCGTTCAACATACGCCCTGAGTTTTTTCTGTGCTTTCTTGGTGTCAAATTCAGGGTTCTCAATGATTGATTTTTTGATCTCGTAATAGCTCTTGTAGGTTGTGTAGTTGGCCAGCACATCAAGGATAAAGCCTTCCTCAATAGCCTGTTTCATGGAATAAAGATGAAAAGGTTCGAACGAACCGTCTTCCTGTTGCTGGCCAAATTTTTCAAGCGTCGTGTTCTTGGGCGTGGCTGTAAAAGCAAGGTAAGAGGCATTGCCGCGCATTTTACGTGAGCGCATGGCCTTAAGGATTTTATCCTGTGCATCCTCTGCGTCCTCGTCATCATGACCCATCGCCCGGTTCATATTGTCATGTGCCGATCCAGATTGAGAACTGTGCGCCTCATCAATGATAACCGCAAAATGCTTGTCACTCAGGTCTGCAATGCCATCGATGATAAATGGAAATTTTTGAATGGTTGTGATGATAATTTTCTTGCCGCGTTCTAGTGCAGATTTAAGTTCAGAGGCTCTATACGCTGGAGCAATGATATTCTTAACTTCAGAGAATTCCTTGATATTGTCCCGAAGTTGCTTGTCCAAAAGCCTTCTGTCCGTAACGACAATCACCGAGTCAAATAAAGGCTGGTCCAAACTCTTGCTTCCGGGTGTCGCCGGGAATGCGATAATGTACCAAAAATGGGAACGAAAAGTGTACCACCCATGAATAGCACCGCATGGTAGACTCCTTCCTGAAAGGAGGGTGTCGCCATGATTTCATGGGAGGCGTACATGGACATTATTGCATTGCATCAACAAGGCCTTTCGCAAAGGGAGATCACCAAACGAACTGGCCGCCATCGCAAGACCGTTAAAAAATATATTCAGAATCAGTAATTTCCGGCTAAGTACTTGCATTAACGGTATGTAATTCTTGCTCTTTAAAATTTGAATCAGGGGGTTTGCCAAAAACACCAGCGCGTAATTCATTCCGGATTTTTATGCGCAGTTGGCGGACTCTCTTGATGGAAACGCGCTCGTTAAATTGGCGATGGCAATAGATTGCCAGCAACAAATAGGTGATCAGACCTGCCAGAATTTGCACCATCAAGCCATGCTCGCTCCTGGCGAT
This window of the uncultured Desulfosarcina sp. genome carries:
- a CDS encoding virulence associated protein; translated protein: MPWTNEHLQWLQDTGETITTSCGKTVPIYEFRYDMADEAIMSNWARHFRNHYCLDCDLPILKPEGMSSSEYLLTIKFPNRSNPGPSIRAGDFSEILVADYLQFLRDYYVPRTRYDRKIIGNESSKGSDVMGFKQIDHEPNNNDELVIYEVKAKLSENSITNVLQTAINDSSKDETRLAESLNGIKQRLYDRHDLDGVSVISRFQRNIDAPYKTIYGAAAVLTETSCRLDTLAESNSANHVAATNLEMLVIRGQHLMTLVHELFDRAANEA
- a CDS encoding DEAD/DEAH box helicase family protein, with product MDQPLFDSVIVVTDRRLLDKQLRDNIKEFSEVKNIIAPAYRASELKSALERGKKIIITTIQKFPFIIDGIADLSDKHFAVIIDEAHSSQSGSAHDNMNRAMGHDDEDAEDAQDKILKAMRSRKMRGNASYLAFTATPKNTTLEKFGQQQEDGSFEPFHLYSMKQAIEEGFILDVLANYTTYKSYYEIKKSIIENPEFDTKKAQKKLRAYVERSQQTIDTKAEIMLEHFIPQVVNAKKLRGKSRGMVVTQNIETAIRYYKAINRILDDYGNPFKALVAFSGTKEVDGIEYTEADINGFSDNDTKDMFDRNYIGEKKPKGVNEDQYRLLVVANKYLTGFDQPKLCAMYVDKKLAHVQCVQALSRLNRSAPKLGKKTEDLFILDFFNSIDDIKGAFDPFYTATSLSEATDINVLHELKDAMDDVGVYEWYEVEDFIKRYFDNEDAQTLSPIIDVAAARFNSDLELENSEKADFKIKAKQFVKIYGQMAAIMPYEMVAWEKLFWFLKFLIPKLKVVEPGGDQLDELLESVDLSSYGLQRVKLNHSIVLDEAESELDPQNPNPRGAHGGEEELNPLDEIVRAFNERWFQGWSATPEEQRVRLLSMANSIKSHPDFEDKYKNNPDPHNQHLAFEKLFKEIMLQRRKDDLEFYKLFASDEAFKASLMKSMQRIVNL
- a CDS encoding helix-turn-helix domain-containing protein yields the protein MISWEAYMDIIALHQQGLSQREITKRTGRHRKTVKKYIQNQ